From a region of the Neobacillus niacini genome:
- a CDS encoding sigma-54 interaction domain-containing protein: MVAVEQSLLDYFQKACSSIGNYDTGISNIILLNNTFMYQCHYDVLKEKILFNEDSFNWIVQVKWDDCADCNTRKTAQSEWIYTCPISHKGEHKYFLVIVYPESNKKILQILNLIAKQLSYQLVTQPNLKSLFLHSKYQQQITNTIEEGYLTVDQKGIITFINQIGTSILGLDVNELTGKPLLGILPNFNPSPLGTLQTKENWVNREVSFHLPKGKIHLIFSVTPLFENGLPVGIVITFREMKIIMKKLESLVSITPIFQFEDIIYKSRSMQDLVKTAKVAAKTESNILIEGESGTGKELIAQAIHNQSQRKGKPFVVIDCSSIPRDLVESELFGYVDGAFTGARKGGRLGKFEVANGGTVFLDEIGEMPLEIQVKLLRVLQTRTITRVGGHDPTPCNVRIIAATNRNLEEEVAYENFRLDLYYRLNVLQLTIPPIREREGDIPLLAKTLVEVAANRSNRHSPTISLETMEILENYSWPGNIRELENVIERAILIAHDVMEPEHLPNYLLTALVNSDKRKPAQSINLNNANSIREKEKELIRNTLDHVYWNKSLAARKLGISRSNLYEKIAKYNIEQVNR; encoded by the coding sequence ATGGTTGCAGTAGAACAGTCTTTACTAGATTACTTTCAGAAAGCTTGCAGCTCCATTGGAAATTATGATACTGGAATTTCAAACATAATCCTTCTTAACAATACATTTATGTATCAATGTCACTACGATGTTCTTAAGGAAAAAATACTCTTTAACGAAGATTCGTTTAATTGGATAGTACAGGTAAAGTGGGATGACTGTGCTGATTGTAATACTCGTAAGACAGCCCAATCGGAGTGGATATATACGTGTCCAATCTCACATAAAGGCGAGCACAAATACTTTTTGGTCATTGTTTATCCAGAAAGTAATAAGAAAATACTTCAAATCCTAAACCTCATTGCCAAACAGCTAAGCTATCAACTAGTAACCCAGCCTAATCTTAAGTCCTTATTTTTGCATAGTAAATATCAACAGCAAATAACAAACACCATCGAGGAAGGGTACTTAACAGTTGATCAAAAAGGAATCATTACCTTCATAAACCAAATTGGGACTAGTATTCTAGGACTTGATGTTAATGAACTAACCGGCAAGCCGCTCCTCGGAATCCTGCCCAATTTTAACCCCTCACCATTAGGAACTCTACAAACAAAGGAGAATTGGGTGAACCGCGAAGTATCTTTTCATTTGCCAAAGGGTAAGATTCATCTTATTTTTTCTGTTACCCCTTTATTTGAAAATGGACTTCCTGTCGGGATTGTCATTACCTTTAGAGAAATGAAAATCATCATGAAAAAATTGGAGAGCTTAGTCAGCATCACACCAATTTTTCAATTCGAGGATATCATTTATAAAAGCCGTTCCATGCAAGATTTGGTTAAGACAGCAAAGGTCGCGGCAAAAACAGAATCGAATATTTTAATAGAAGGTGAGAGCGGAACAGGTAAAGAATTAATCGCCCAAGCCATACATAATCAAAGTCAACGTAAAGGGAAACCGTTTGTTGTTATTGACTGTTCTTCCATCCCAAGAGATTTAGTAGAGAGTGAGTTATTTGGCTACGTTGATGGCGCTTTTACTGGTGCTCGAAAAGGCGGAAGACTTGGAAAGTTTGAAGTGGCTAATGGAGGCACTGTATTTCTCGATGAAATTGGGGAAATGCCTTTAGAGATTCAGGTAAAACTGCTCCGTGTTCTTCAAACCCGTACGATTACACGTGTTGGCGGACATGACCCTACACCATGTAATGTTCGAATCATTGCAGCAACGAACCGAAACCTCGAGGAAGAAGTTGCATACGAAAATTTTCGACTAGACCTTTATTATCGTTTAAATGTCCTGCAGCTCACCATCCCGCCAATCAGGGAAAGAGAGGGTGACATACCCTTATTGGCAAAAACCCTCGTTGAGGTAGCAGCAAATCGATCAAATCGTCATTCACCAACCATCTCTTTGGAAACGATGGAAATACTAGAAAACTATTCATGGCCAGGAAATATAAGGGAATTAGAGAATGTAATAGAAAGAGCTATTCTAATTGCTCATGATGTGATGGAACCTGAACACTTACCAAATTATCTGCTAACTGCACTTGTTAATAGTGATAAAAGAAAGCCGGCGCAATCTATCAATCTTAATAATGCGAATTCTATTAGAGAGAAGGAAAAGGAGTTAATTCGTAACACTCTTGATCATGTGTATTGGAACAAAAGCTTGGCAGCGCGTAAACTGGGCATATCCCGTTCTAACTTATATGAGAAAATAGCAAAATATAATATTGAACAGGTGAATAGATAA
- a CDS encoding glycosyl hydrolase family 95 catalytic domain-containing protein, which translates to MFVKNNSSNRISLKYPAAWWRNMWREGLPSGNGKIGASVSGGVRMEKILINHEGLWHMGKKDTLPDVSYTLKETRELMEEEKYNEANWHLTNTLKETGYRTRLASFLPLVELTIKMQQTEGFRQYRREVDMETGEVFVRWKEGEEQFERNLFVSRADNVVVFEIKSTGQSLTAELQLGLLKTDSNSMELRVKELESTIQLKVEDDFIFSAAKNDDNTEYGAVLRIIPTGGKIIIENDCLRCEDAEYIQVMLKVFIKGDHVQEWSRLQQELLGIHGDYQDLLKTHIPIHSQLFQTASLQLGDVNDNQSNEELLLDAYEGEAPIQLIEKLWNYGRYLFISGTRPEGQPFGMYGLWGGDYNLMWCHRMANENIQMMYWHAAVGGLSEFVPALFNYYEEMMDDFRENARKLFGCRGIYIPAGTTPGIGVPNQIVPVIMNWTGAAGWLAQHYYDYYLYTGDKKLLLEKVLPFMKEVVLFYEDFLVMDEDGIYQYLPSVSPENTPENFMPKDGKHLAHPMPTTINATMDFAILKEVLQHLIEGANETSIYLDEIENWKTMLTRIPQYEVNQDGAIREWLHPAFDDRYNHRHISHLYPVFPGREINEEQDKELFEAFRMAVSKRILGAQTGWSLAHMSSIWARLNDGDKALECLDILSRSCLLNNFFTVHNDWRNMGLSMEIETAPIQLDASMGIINAVQEMLLFVSPKIIKLLPALPAKWKKGKVKNFRFMTGRVSVSWNVESQTVCGEVVAERETEITLKLPAFAANCSLTGDGVKLTESSLGETYYDLTMERGATLYIKPFKVF; encoded by the coding sequence ATGTTTGTTAAGAACAATTCCAGCAATCGCATTTCTTTGAAATATCCTGCTGCATGGTGGAGGAATATGTGGAGGGAGGGTCTTCCCTCTGGAAACGGCAAAATAGGTGCTTCTGTTTCAGGTGGTGTGAGAATGGAAAAGATATTAATCAACCATGAAGGGTTATGGCATATGGGGAAAAAAGATACACTTCCTGATGTTAGTTACACTTTGAAGGAAACACGTGAACTAATGGAGGAAGAAAAATACAATGAAGCAAACTGGCATTTGACAAATACATTAAAAGAAACCGGATATCGTACTCGCTTAGCCTCGTTTTTACCTCTTGTTGAATTAACAATTAAGATGCAGCAAACAGAGGGGTTTAGACAGTATCGTAGAGAAGTTGATATGGAAACTGGAGAGGTGTTTGTAAGGTGGAAAGAAGGGGAAGAGCAATTTGAGCGAAATTTATTTGTTTCACGAGCTGATAATGTGGTTGTATTTGAAATAAAATCAACAGGTCAATCATTAACGGCAGAGCTGCAGCTTGGCCTGCTTAAGACAGATAGTAACAGCATGGAACTGCGGGTAAAAGAATTAGAATCTACCATTCAGCTCAAAGTAGAGGATGATTTTATCTTTTCTGCGGCAAAAAATGATGATAACACTGAATATGGGGCAGTATTACGAATAATTCCAACTGGTGGAAAGATCATCATTGAAAATGATTGTCTCCGCTGTGAAGATGCTGAATATATCCAAGTTATGTTAAAGGTTTTTATTAAAGGAGATCATGTACAAGAATGGTCACGGCTTCAACAAGAGTTATTAGGCATTCATGGTGATTATCAAGACTTGCTCAAAACTCACATTCCCATACATTCGCAACTCTTTCAAACAGCTTCTTTACAATTGGGTGATGTGAATGATAATCAATCAAATGAAGAACTCCTTCTAGATGCTTATGAAGGTGAAGCTCCTATTCAATTAATAGAGAAATTGTGGAATTATGGTAGGTATCTTTTTATCTCTGGCACTAGACCTGAGGGGCAACCGTTTGGGATGTATGGTCTATGGGGCGGAGATTATAATCTCATGTGGTGTCATCGGATGGCAAATGAGAATATTCAAATGATGTATTGGCATGCAGCAGTGGGAGGATTATCCGAATTTGTGCCAGCTTTATTCAACTATTATGAGGAAATGATGGATGATTTTCGAGAGAATGCTAGAAAGCTATTTGGCTGTCGCGGGATATATATCCCAGCAGGTACAACTCCGGGAATTGGTGTACCAAATCAAATCGTCCCTGTTATTATGAATTGGACAGGAGCAGCAGGATGGTTGGCACAACATTATTATGATTATTATCTATACACCGGGGACAAGAAACTTTTACTTGAGAAGGTACTTCCATTTATGAAAGAAGTAGTACTATTTTATGAGGATTTTCTTGTCATGGATGAGGATGGGATTTATCAGTATCTACCTTCTGTTTCACCAGAAAATACTCCAGAAAACTTTATGCCGAAGGACGGGAAGCACCTTGCTCATCCTATGCCAACGACAATCAATGCAACAATGGATTTTGCCATATTGAAAGAAGTATTACAGCATTTAATTGAAGGGGCAAACGAGACATCAATTTATTTAGATGAAATTGAAAATTGGAAGACAATGCTAACACGTATCCCACAGTATGAAGTCAATCAAGATGGTGCCATTCGGGAATGGTTACACCCTGCCTTTGATGATCGATACAACCATCGTCATATTTCTCATCTCTATCCTGTTTTTCCAGGTAGAGAAATTAATGAAGAACAAGATAAAGAACTGTTTGAAGCATTTAGAATGGCTGTATCTAAGAGAATATTAGGTGCTCAAACAGGTTGGTCTCTAGCTCATATGTCGAGTATATGGGCGAGATTGAACGACGGCGACAAAGCTTTAGAATGCTTAGATATCCTCTCACGTTCCTGTCTCTTAAATAACTTTTTCACCGTTCATAATGATTGGAGAAACATGGGGTTGAGCATGGAAATTGAGACAGCGCCAATCCAATTAGATGCCAGTATGGGCATTATTAATGCAGTCCAAGAAATGCTTCTGTTTGTTTCACCAAAAATAATTAAACTTTTACCGGCTCTTCCTGCAAAGTGGAAAAAAGGGAAAGTAAAGAATTTTCGTTTTATGACAGGAAGGGTTTCCGTTTCATGGAATGTAGAATCGCAAACAGTATGTGGTGAGGTCGTAGCTGAAAGAGAGACAGAAATCACTTTGAAGCTTCCAGCGTTTGCAGCAAACTGTTCACTAACTGGAGACGGAGTTAAACTAACTGAATCATCTTTAGGGGAAACATATTATGATCTGACAATGGAAAGGGGAGCGACTCTTTATATTAAACCATTTAAAGTCTTTTAA
- a CDS encoding glycoside hydrolase family 105 protein: MNSSQWSLKIAETILSKCENGYHPKMANHWGYVAGMTLKALDWLSEWSGIEKYHQVMRKHMDLYIQENGKIRGYSIEEYNLDHINKGKNLYSLWERTGEERYEKAIQQLVTQLEGQPRTSEGGFWHKKIYPFQMWLDGVYMSAPFLAQYAKTFHAPECFDEVARQILMIESKTRNPQSGLLHHAWDESKEQRWCDKETGRSFHIWGRAMGWYSMAIVDSLEHFPVNHTKRGQIMGIFERMAHAIKNVQDQESGLWYQLMDQNGRESNYLEASGSCMLTYALAKGIRLGYLSGIDQEVVIRSYKGVHQHFVTEDEDGVHLHGICKGAGLGGAKYRDGSYEYYMSEQIVSDDLMGVAPFLLASMEMEKLAEVRNVESLEVK; encoded by the coding sequence ATGAATTCGAGTCAATGGTCATTAAAAATTGCAGAAACCATTCTTTCTAAATGCGAAAATGGATATCATCCAAAAATGGCTAATCACTGGGGATATGTTGCGGGCATGACGTTAAAGGCACTTGATTGGCTATCTGAATGGAGCGGCATTGAAAAATATCATCAAGTCATGAGGAAGCATATGGATCTATATATCCAAGAAAATGGAAAGATTAGAGGCTATTCAATCGAGGAATATAATTTGGATCATATTAATAAAGGAAAGAATCTATACTCGCTGTGGGAACGTACCGGAGAGGAAAGGTATGAGAAAGCAATCCAACAATTAGTCACACAGCTTGAAGGACAGCCAAGAACAAGTGAAGGCGGCTTTTGGCATAAAAAAATCTATCCTTTTCAAATGTGGCTTGATGGGGTTTATATGTCAGCCCCATTTTTGGCACAATATGCAAAAACCTTTCATGCTCCGGAATGCTTTGATGAGGTAGCACGACAAATCTTGATGATTGAGTCGAAGACCCGCAATCCGCAATCTGGGCTTTTACATCATGCATGGGATGAAAGCAAGGAACAGCGTTGGTGTGATAAAGAAACGGGACGCTCCTTCCACATCTGGGGACGTGCTATGGGTTGGTATTCGATGGCCATTGTGGATTCACTCGAACACTTTCCAGTCAATCATACAAAGCGTGGACAAATCATGGGCATTTTTGAGCGAATGGCGCATGCTATCAAGAATGTCCAAGACCAAGAGAGCGGTCTTTGGTATCAGCTAATGGATCAAAACGGTAGAGAGTCCAATTATCTAGAAGCATCTGGATCCTGTATGCTGACATATGCATTGGCAAAGGGAATCCGTCTGGGTTATTTGTCGGGTATAGATCAGGAAGTAGTTATCCGTTCGTATAAGGGTGTTCATCAACACTTTGTCACTGAAGATGAAGATGGTGTTCACCTCCATGGTATATGTAAAGGTGCTGGTCTTGGTGGGGCTAAGTATCGAGATGGCTCCTATGAATATTATATGAGTGAGCAAATTGTAAGTGATGATCTTATGGGAGTAGCTCCATTTTTACTAGCAAGTATGGAAATGGAGAAATTAGCTGAAGTCCGAAATGTCGAATCATTGGAAGTAAAGTAA
- a CDS encoding glycoside hydrolase family 65, whose product MLNRKQIIARHHPIVKEIEPLSPLSIGNREFGFSCDFTGLQTFPEVYETPLGTQSNWGWHYTGGHNLYTEKDIVFQKYDTYGRQVNYPMKPEGKDEAYHWLRKNPHRLQLGRVSFRFLTRDNQVIQFDKITDIHQKLDLWTGIVESEYMVDGVPVKVRTACHSDDDIVAVQVSSPLLEEKRLQVFTQFPAPDITHNSWAKATYPDWENDYRHQTDYQPLSDKAGILTRKMDQDQYCVRWDWSNGSVEQTGVHEYTLIGEGSSNHLEFAVSFATNEPAAAKPKEVFEASGSFWEAFWKTGAALDFSESTDPRAMELERRVVLSQYLTAIHSGGTLPPQETGYMYNSWFGKFHLEMHWWHGAHFPIWGRKEFLENSLEWYHTILPQAKELAYSQGYDGARWPKMVGIDGKQSPSPVAPGLIWQQPHPMALAEMCYQVQPSDEFLNRFQSIVFEAADFMVSYAHWDEDKEAYVLGPPLIPAQECHYIHESINPPYELEYWKHGLEIAIKWAKRLHVPENPMWSKVAVSLAKPHHEEGVYLAHEKCVNTFTEKNHDHPSMLGALGILPGTLVDREIMRNTLYKVNEVWDWESAWGWDFPMCAMTAARLGERDLAVDFLLMEATKNTYLVNGHNYQRPGLTAYLPGNGGLLTAVAMMVCGWKDGSNHRCPGFPQDGSWSVKWEGLHPLL is encoded by the coding sequence ATGTTAAATAGAAAGCAAATTATAGCACGTCATCATCCGATAGTTAAGGAAATAGAGCCGTTATCACCATTATCTATAGGAAACAGAGAGTTCGGATTCAGTTGTGATTTTACGGGGTTACAGACCTTTCCAGAAGTATATGAGACCCCGCTTGGGACGCAATCAAATTGGGGATGGCATTATACGGGCGGTCATAATCTCTATACGGAAAAGGATATTGTTTTTCAAAAATATGATACGTATGGACGACAGGTTAATTATCCGATGAAACCTGAAGGAAAGGATGAAGCTTACCACTGGTTACGTAAAAATCCTCATAGATTACAATTAGGGAGAGTGTCGTTCCGGTTTTTAACAAGAGATAATCAAGTGATACAATTCGATAAGATTACAGACATTCATCAAAAGCTTGATCTATGGACTGGGATTGTTGAAAGTGAATATATGGTAGACGGTGTCCCTGTCAAGGTCAGGACCGCTTGTCATTCAGATGATGATATAGTAGCAGTTCAAGTATCTTCTCCATTGCTTGAAGAGAAGCGTCTTCAAGTGTTTACACAATTTCCAGCACCAGATATTACTCATAATAGTTGGGCAAAAGCGACATATCCGGATTGGGAAAATGATTACAGACATCAAACAGATTATCAGCCTCTTTCAGACAAAGCAGGTATATTGACACGTAAGATGGATCAGGATCAATATTGCGTAAGATGGGACTGGAGCAATGGTTCAGTCGAACAAACAGGTGTACATGAATACACCTTAATTGGTGAGGGGAGCTCCAATCATTTAGAATTTGCCGTTTCTTTTGCCACGAATGAGCCTGCTGCTGCAAAGCCAAAAGAGGTGTTTGAAGCAAGCGGTTCTTTCTGGGAAGCTTTTTGGAAGACGGGAGCAGCCCTTGATTTTTCCGAAAGTACGGACCCGCGTGCAATGGAGCTGGAGCGAAGAGTGGTTTTGTCCCAATATTTAACGGCGATTCATAGTGGTGGCACATTGCCCCCGCAAGAGACTGGCTATATGTATAATAGCTGGTTTGGAAAATTCCATTTGGAGATGCACTGGTGGCATGGAGCACATTTTCCGATATGGGGACGGAAGGAATTCTTGGAAAATAGTCTTGAATGGTATCATACTATCTTGCCTCAGGCAAAAGAACTAGCATACTCACAGGGATATGATGGTGCCAGGTGGCCAAAGATGGTTGGAATTGATGGCAAGCAAAGTCCTTCTCCGGTAGCACCGGGTTTAATTTGGCAGCAGCCACACCCAATGGCATTAGCAGAAATGTGTTATCAAGTCCAGCCATCTGACGAATTTCTCAATCGTTTTCAATCGATTGTGTTTGAGGCTGCCGACTTCATGGTATCGTACGCACATTGGGATGAGGACAAAGAAGCTTATGTTCTCGGGCCGCCACTCATACCTGCTCAGGAATGCCACTATATTCATGAAAGTATAAACCCTCCATATGAGCTTGAATATTGGAAGCATGGGTTGGAAATTGCCATTAAATGGGCAAAACGATTACATGTCCCGGAGAACCCTATGTGGTCAAAGGTAGCTGTCTCCTTGGCAAAGCCACACCATGAAGAAGGCGTTTATCTGGCACACGAGAAGTGTGTGAATACATTCACAGAGAAAAATCATGATCATCCCTCTATGCTTGGAGCCTTAGGTATATTACCCGGAACTTTAGTTGATCGGGAGATTATGAGAAATACGTTATATAAAGTTAATGAAGTTTGGGATTGGGAATCTGCATGGGGCTGGGATTTTCCTATGTGTGCCATGACAGCGGCCAGATTGGGGGAAAGAGATCTTGCCGTAGACTTTCTATTGATGGAAGCAACTAAAAATACCTATCTAGTAAATGGACACAATTATCAAAGACCAGGTTTGACCGCCTACTTGCCAGGTAATGGAGGGTTGTTAACAGCCGTTGCGATGATGGTTTGTGGATGGAAAGACGGCTCTAATCATCGATGTCCAGGGTTTCCGCAGGATGGCAGTTGGTCAGTGAAGTGGGAAGGATTACATCCTTTGTTGTAA
- a CDS encoding AraC family transcriptional regulator — translation MVQSFQKWLKYSFHKTETRLILFLTIAVFFIILIVSVTSYQSSKSVLQEELNEPQQQMLHVSMDFIDKHISESNNIAIEVALNTNVYKFLKSDVQNSYSNITEIYKLLSTLSNSSSYINSIYIYDIEHGSFVSMPQGFSSRKSTFFDSKWVDVADEFGDEMMIVKKRTVFDGKKYDRSGVTLFRKIMIQGKFKGIVAINLGYQDLFEPINSPNIAKLSTVRFIIDQNNELIYSTSPQTGPKLDTKAVVSAVAELNEKHLGDITYNGQQFLVSHNTSSLTGWKYVSLVPQDSLLAKSKKVGHVVLSVSIIALLLGGVAIFYINSIAFRPIRRIKALFNIGHRDIDYHDLLHLETLAGELLNDHAQLSNMIHKVRAEASAKFFSDIYHKNITNLREIREKCQGYFQESFNKPLKAAIISIDHFYKWSCQYPNSDHSLLKFALVNILTETLELYSHSECIDLGKDRLMIVLHPSSDEKLLDSKLREALSTVQGLLEFSISIGISSQKSDFGKLVEAIHEADTALGNRLYSGYGSLLEFEEITQQDTRKTSINGKVLDQLTEAIETGDSVRTCCLINQIIDEFRESRLKPERALSIVKKIGEESLRFGQDEDKGMRKGRDFFLQLHTIHLEDIAEFLTEQANGLIQENHLMATSKESLLIEKMIDYMNAHIDEPIGITEIVDSIGISVSLASSIFKKEMNETIYGYFTDLRMKRAAELLVNTDEKVSDIAIKVGYQHENSFIRAFRKCNNITPGKYREILKAKKEVI, via the coding sequence TTGGTCCAATCTTTCCAAAAATGGCTTAAATATTCATTTCATAAAACCGAGACAAGGCTGATTTTGTTTTTAACGATTGCTGTTTTCTTTATTATTCTTATCGTAAGCGTTACATCCTATCAAAGCTCAAAGTCAGTGCTGCAAGAGGAATTAAATGAGCCGCAGCAACAAATGCTGCATGTAAGTATGGATTTCATTGATAAGCACATAAGTGAAAGTAATAACATTGCAATTGAGGTTGCATTAAACACAAATGTTTATAAGTTTTTGAAGAGCGATGTACAGAATTCCTATAGTAATATTACTGAAATTTATAAGCTTTTATCTACTCTTTCCAATAGTTCATCCTACATAAATAGTATTTACATCTATGATATCGAACATGGTAGTTTTGTATCGATGCCACAAGGTTTTAGTTCACGTAAGTCCACATTTTTCGATTCAAAATGGGTAGATGTAGCTGATGAGTTCGGTGATGAAATGATGATTGTCAAAAAGAGAACTGTTTTTGATGGTAAAAAATACGATCGTTCAGGGGTAACACTATTTAGAAAAATAATGATCCAAGGTAAGTTCAAAGGAATCGTTGCAATAAATCTTGGGTATCAAGACTTGTTTGAACCAATCAATTCACCAAATATTGCAAAATTAAGCACGGTACGCTTTATTATTGATCAAAATAATGAACTGATTTATTCTACTTCTCCTCAAACTGGTCCCAAGCTCGATACGAAAGCGGTTGTAAGTGCTGTGGCTGAACTAAATGAAAAGCATTTGGGAGATATCACCTATAATGGCCAGCAATTTCTCGTCAGCCATAATACTTCTTCACTAACAGGCTGGAAATATGTTTCTCTTGTACCTCAAGATAGTTTACTAGCAAAATCAAAGAAAGTCGGTCATGTTGTTCTTTCAGTTTCAATCATCGCTTTGTTATTAGGCGGAGTTGCGATTTTTTATATTAATTCTATTGCCTTTAGACCAATTCGGAGAATCAAAGCACTGTTTAATATAGGACACAGAGACATCGACTACCATGATTTGCTGCACTTGGAAACGCTTGCAGGCGAACTATTAAATGATCATGCTCAATTGTCAAACATGATACATAAGGTTCGAGCTGAGGCATCCGCTAAGTTTTTTAGCGATATCTATCATAAAAATATAACAAATCTGAGAGAGATTAGAGAAAAATGTCAGGGGTATTTCCAAGAGTCATTTAATAAACCGTTAAAGGCGGCTATCATTTCTATTGATCATTTTTATAAATGGTCCTGTCAATACCCAAATTCAGATCACTCTCTATTAAAATTTGCGTTAGTTAATATACTGACTGAAACCTTAGAATTATATTCACATAGCGAGTGCATTGATCTAGGGAAGGATAGGTTGATGATTGTCCTTCATCCGAGTTCAGATGAAAAACTGTTAGACAGCAAATTAAGGGAAGCGCTTTCTACAGTTCAAGGATTACTAGAGTTTAGTATTTCAATCGGAATCAGTAGTCAGAAATCTGATTTTGGCAAACTGGTAGAGGCTATCCATGAAGCAGATACAGCACTTGGGAACAGGCTGTATTCCGGATATGGAAGTTTATTAGAGTTTGAGGAAATTACGCAACAAGATACACGAAAAACGTCGATTAATGGTAAAGTTCTAGATCAATTGACAGAAGCGATTGAAACAGGTGACAGTGTACGTACATGTTGCCTAATAAATCAGATAATAGATGAGTTTAGAGAAAGTCGGTTAAAGCCCGAAAGAGCACTATCCATCGTCAAGAAGATAGGTGAAGAATCTCTTCGTTTTGGTCAAGATGAGGATAAGGGAATGAGGAAAGGAAGAGATTTCTTTCTGCAGCTGCACACCATCCATCTTGAAGATATTGCAGAATTCCTTACTGAACAAGCCAATGGGCTGATACAGGAAAATCATTTAATGGCAACAAGTAAAGAATCCCTGCTAATTGAGAAGATGATTGATTATATGAACGCTCATATAGATGAACCCATCGGCATAACGGAAATTGTTGATTCCATTGGAATCAGTGTCAGCTTGGCAAGTTCTATTTTTAAGAAAGAAATGAATGAAACGATTTATGGTTATTTTACCGATTTAAGAATGAAGCGTGCTGCAGAACTATTGGTGAATACAGATGAAAAAGTTTCAGATATTGCTATAAAGGTTGGATACCAGCATGAGAATAGTTTTATTCGTGCTTTTCGAAAATGCAACAATATTACACCAGGTAAATACAGGGAGATTTTGAAAGCGAAAAAAGAAGTAATTTAA